The following is a genomic window from Bosea sp. RAC05.
CGCTCGCGGCCCATCTCGGGGCGCGGGCGCTCCTGCTCGCGGATGTCTCGGGCGGCGATCCCTTCGACGAGGCCGTCAGCCGCCCCTGGGCCGAACTCGCCCGCGCCTTTCCCGACCGGCCCGTGCCCTTCGGCTGCCACTCGGTGACGGTCGAGCTGCGCGGCCAGAGCGACGTCGACGATGCCATGGCCGTTGCCGACGCGGGCGCGATCCTCGCCTTCATGCGCCATGTCGGCGTCATCGCCGGCGAAAAGCCGGTCCTGCCCGCGGCCCTGTGCCAGCCGACCGCGCTCGAAGCCTCCGAGCCACTCGTGGCGCCGACGGCCGGCATCCTCGTCTATCGTCGAGAGCTGGGCGAGACGGTCGAGGCCGGTGCGGTGCTGGCCGAGCTGATCGACCCGCTGAGCGGCGCGGTGACACCCATCCGCTGCCAGTCCGGCGGCGTCTTCTTCGCGCGCTCGGCGCTGCGCTTCGTCACCCCCGGCAAGCGGCTGGGCAAGGTGGCCGGCACCAGCCTGAAGCGCAGCGGCCGGCTGCTCAGCCCCTGAAAGGATCGCGCCATGGACCCGTCAGCCATCGAGCCCTCCGCGGCCGGCGGCCGCCCCGTCGAAAAGCTCCGCGCCGACGGCCTGCGCAAGAGCTTCGGCGCGGTCGAGGTGCTGAAGGGCGTTTCGCTCTCGGCCAATTCCGGCGACGTGATTGCGCTGATCGGGGCTTCCGGCTCCGGCAAGAGCACGGTGCTGCGCTGCCTGAACCTGCTCGAGAGGCCCAATGCCGGGCGGATCTTCGTCGGTGGCGAGGAACTCAGGCTGGCGCCTGGTCGCAAGGGCGAACTCGAGGCCGCGGATCCGGCCCAGTTGCAGCGCATCCGCGCAAGGCTGGCGATGGTGTTCCAGCAGTTCAATCTCTGGGCGCATATGACGGCGGTCGAGAACGTGATCGAGGCGCCGATGCGCGTGCTCGGCCTCTCGCGTGCAGAAGCCGTCGAGCGCGCGGAGCGCTATCTCGCGCGCGTTGGCGTCTCCCACCGCAAGGATGCCTACCCCGCCCATATGTCGGGCGGCGAGCAGCAGCGCGTCGCCATCGCCCGCGCGCTCGCCATGGAGCCAGAGGTCATGCTCTTCGACGAGCCGACATCCGCGCTCGATCCCGAACTCGTCGGGGAGGTCTTGCGGGTCATGCGGCTCCTGGCGGAGGAAGGCCGCACCATGCTCGTCGTGACGCATGAGATGGGCTTTGCCCGCGAGGTCGCCAGCCGCGTCGTCTTCCTGCATCAGGGCGTGGTGGAGGAAGAGGGGGCACCCGCCCAGGTCCTGCTGCAGCCGAAGAGCGAGCGGCTCCAGCGCTTCCTGACCAACAGCCTGAAATAGCCGGGGCGCGGCGGCCATCGTCTGCATCCGATGGAGCGACGGCAGGGCTTGCGCTCCGCAGGCGTCAGCCGCCGCGGATCACCAGCTCATGCGGCATGAAGCAGGCCTTGGCCGGCGCTTCGTCCAGCAGCGCGGCGAGGGTGGCCACCACCACCGGCCCGAAATCGTCATAGGGGATCTTCACCGCGCTGAGCCAGGGGGCGATCCAGGCGTTGAGCGGGTTGTCGTCGAAGCCGAACAGCGCCACGTCGTCCGGGACGCGCAGGCCCGCCTCCGACAGCCGCCGATAGGCGCCATAGGCGATCAGGTCGCTGAGGCACAGGATGCGGCGCGGCACCCGTGGCCCGGCGAGGAGGGCGCCCATGCCGGCATGGCCGATGGCGAGATGGCTCTTGCCGCTGCCCGTCCCGCGCAGGATCTGGGCCTCGCCAATGCCGCCGGCGACCAACCCGGCGACGAAGCCGGCGGCCCGTCGCTGGCCGGCGCTGAAGGACAGCGAGGCGTGCAGCAGGCCGAAGGGGCCGGTCCTGTCCTGGGCCAGCCAG
Proteins encoded in this region:
- a CDS encoding ABC transporter ATP-binding protein, translated to MDPSAIEPSAAGGRPVEKLRADGLRKSFGAVEVLKGVSLSANSGDVIALIGASGSGKSTVLRCLNLLERPNAGRIFVGGEELRLAPGRKGELEAADPAQLQRIRARLAMVFQQFNLWAHMTAVENVIEAPMRVLGLSRAEAVERAERYLARVGVSHRKDAYPAHMSGGEQQRVAIARALAMEPEVMLFDEPTSALDPELVGEVLRVMRLLAEEGRTMLVVTHEMGFAREVASRVVFLHQGVVEEEGAPAQVLLQPKSERLQRFLTNSLK